A region of Vitis riparia cultivar Riparia Gloire de Montpellier isolate 1030 chromosome 1, EGFV_Vit.rip_1.0, whole genome shotgun sequence DNA encodes the following proteins:
- the LOC117922694 gene encoding probable calcium-binding protein CML45: MNCPIHPRCRIPMGKTPTNTTSAGHLLVFKINICFWLFQLFIQPLVNFASTGWKVWTKAKSPDPDPVLGPQHDTGHNRKLKGGELKMVMDRLGVTYHSDGEMLEEGLVADELPQLFEEEPSLEEVKKAFDVFDENKDGFIDETELQRVLCSLGLKEGSQVEDCRRMIKAFDEDDDGQIDFKEFVKFLEKSFS, encoded by the coding sequence ATGAACTGCCCAATCCATCCTAGATGCAGGATTCCAATGGGGAAGACACCAACAAACACCACTTCAGCTGGGCACCTATTAGTGTTCAAAATCAATATATGTTTCTGGCTCTTCCAGCTTTTCATCCAACCCCTAGTCAACTTTGCGTCCACTGGATGGAAGGTTTGGACCAAGGCAAAAAGCCCGGATCCTGACCCAGTGCTCGGCCCGCAGCATGACACAGGgcataataggaaactaaaaGGAGGAGAATTGAAGATGGTAATGGACAGATTGGGAGTTACTTACCACTCTGATGGAGAGATGCTTGAGGAGGGACTTGTTGCAGATGAGCTTCCACAACTGTTTGAGGAGGAGCCCAGCTTGGAGGAGGTGAAGAAGGCGTTCGATGTGTTTGATGAGAACAAAGACGGTTTCATAGATGAGACTGAGTTACAGAGGGTTCTATGCTCCTTGGGCCTCAAGGAAGGATCACAAGTAGAGGACTGCAGAAGGATGATCAAAGCTTTTGATGAAGATGACGATGGgcaaattgattttaaagagTTTGTCAAGTTTCTGGAAAAAAGTTTTTCTTAG
- the LOC117922609 gene encoding transcription factor MYB120-like: MANKCVIYAPDNTNALSCYSSTPSSSSSSTTSLGTSMGMVFADMGALSINPNYGVVPAVSSSQESTYVRKGPSEVENGRACWGFPFMENCTAGSLEEHHNSDVGDGKGSDCSDGFGENNETMDLNANINEENPNENIVSGKETDSGHSKLCARGHWRPAEDTKLKELVALYGPQNWNLIAEKLEGRSGKSCRLRWFNQLDPRINRRAFSEEEEERLMDAHRLYGNKWAMIARLFPGRTDNAVKNHWHVIMARKYREQSSAYRRRKLSQSVYRRMEEDPSFVCRDTATRTETLPPYSINLSSGGINNNLSPFPFATFNGAVGGVVYGSNGSPQVNSGGEAISSSKLPPHTGFCAQQTPFEFFSGPKSHDMISMFSQHRSWDRPRDEPNNNMSGFYPQYPPLMMAMQQSNYHNTCNFPNSTASTPQASATEPSSSENRVASHFETIPPPFIDFLGVGAT, from the exons ATGGCTAACAAGTGTGTTATTTATGCACCAGATAACACAAATGCTCTCAGCTGTTACTCATCCACTCCctcctcttcttcatcttccactACTTCTCTTGGGACTTCCATGGGGATGGTTTTTGCAGACATGGGTGCTCTCTCTATAAATCCAAACTATGGCGTGGTGCCAGCTGTTTCTTCTTCACAAGAGAGTACTTATGTGCGTAAGGGCCCAAGTGAGGTAGAAAATGGGAGAGCTTGCTGGGGTTTTCCTTTCATGGAAAACTGCACTGCTGGAAGCTTGGAAGAACACCACAACAGTGATGTGGGTGATGGTAAGGGCTCTGATTGCAGTGATGGGTTTGGGGAAAATAATGAAACCATGGATCTCAATGCCAACATAAATGAAGAGAACCCTAATGAGAATATCGTCAGTGGTAAGGAAACCGATAGTGGGCATTCAAAACTGTGTGCCAGAGGGCATTGGAGGCCTGCAGAGGATACCAAGCTCAAGGAACTTGTGGCGCTTTATGGCCCTCAGAACTGGAACCTTATAGCAGAGAAGTTAGAAGGGAGATCAG GTAAGAGCTGTAGATTGAGATGGTTTAACCAGCTGGACCCAAGGATCAATAGAAGAGCTTTCAGTGAAGAGGAAGAGGAGAGGCTAATGGATGCTCATAGACTGTATGGTAACAAATGGGCCATGATAGCAAGGCTTTTCCCTGGGAGAACTGATAATGCGGTCAAGAACCACTGGCATGTCATAATGGCTAGGAAGTATAGAGAACAATCGAGTGCTTATAGGAGGAGGAAGCTGAGTCAATCTGTTTACAGAAGGATGGAGGAGGACCCAAGCTTTGTCTGCAGGGACACAGCCACGAGAACAGAAACACTGCCACCGTATTCCATCAATCTCTCCAGTGGAGGAATCAACAACAACCTCTCTCCTTTCCCATTTGCAACCTTCAATGGAGCTGTTGGTGGGGTTGTTTATGGTTCAAATGGTTCACCCCAGGTGAACAGTGGGGGAGAAGCAATCTCAAGCAGCAAGCTCCCTCCTCACACTGGGTTTTGTGCGCAACAGACACCATTCGAGTTCTTCTCTG GTCCCAAGAGCCATGACATGATAAGCATGTTCAGCCAGCACAGATCTTGGGATAGGCCAAGGGACGAGCCCAACAATAATATGTCTGGCTTCTATCCCCAATACCCTCCATTGATGATGGCAATGCAACAGTCAAACTACCATAACACTTGTAATTTCCCAAATTCCACTGCATCAACCCCTCAAGCTTCTGCCACTGAACCTTCATCATCAGAGAACAGAGTAGCCAGCCATTTTGAGACCATTCCACCACCATTCATAGACTTTCTTGGGGTAGGAGCCACATGA
- the LOC117923237 gene encoding cyclic dof factor 2-like, whose product MLDFKDPAIKLFGKTISLPFNPHLSPTSPPPPPLSSTTSFPDDTSQGLQPPSQDQKPLEGQEFEGKEEDGTSRQTSEELKDPTASPGVSENPETPSADKETSKDGEQSEISGSQEKTLKKPDKILPCPRCTSMDTKFCYYNNYNVNQPRHFCKNCQRYWTAGGTMRNVPVGAGRRKNKNSSASQYRHIMVSEALQTARASAANGIHHPALGNNGTVLNFGSDGPLCESVASVLNLADKTQNCMQNGFHKSEQRIPASCGGGENGDDHSSITLTNSAEKGNIAGLEPVVKNFQAFPPHVPCFPGASWSYPWNPAQWSSKIPPPAFCPPGFPISFYPAPAYWGCTVPGSWNIPCIPPTSSSPIHSALATSHNSPTLGKHARDGEVLNPANPGKEDHQKENNPERGVWIPKTLRIDDPNEAAKSSIWTTLGIKNDGSNGGSLLKTFQSKGDEKKRIAEMSPVLQANPAALSRSLNFHERA is encoded by the exons ATGTTGGATTTCAAGGACCCGGCGATTAAGCTCTTTGGCAAGACCATCTCATTGCCTTTCAACCCCCACCTTTCTCCTACTTCCCCACCTCCCCCTCCTCTTTCTTCCACCACTTCCTTCCCGGACGACACTTCTCAGGGACTTCAACCCCCCTCACAGGACCAG aaacCTTTGGAAGGACAGGAATTTGAGGGTAAAGAGGAAGATGGCACCTCACGCCAGACATCAGAGGAGTTAAAAGATCCTACAGCATCGCCGGGGGTAAGTGAGAACCCTGAAACACCCTCTGCTGACAAAGAGACTTCCAAGGATGGAGAACAGAGTGAGATAAGTGGCTCACaagaaaaaactttaaagaAGCCTGACAAAATACTACCATGTCCGCGTTGTACTAGCATGGACACCAAGTTCTGCTACTACAACAACTACAATGTCAACCAGCCCCGCCACTTCTGCAAGAACTGTCAGAGATATTGGACTGCTGGAGGAACCATGAGGAATGTGCCAGTGGGTGCCGGTCGTCGCAAGAACAAGAACTCCTCTGCTTCACAGTATCGTCACATTATGGTGTCTGAAGCTCTTCAGACTGCTCGAGCAAGCGCTGCAAATGGAATCCACCATCCCGCTTTGGGGAACAATGGCACTGTCCTTAATTTTGGCTCAGATGGTCCTCTTTGTGAATCCGTGGCTTCTGTACTGAATCTTGCAGATAAAACACAAAACTGTATGCAGAATGGTTTTCATAAATCTGAACAGAGAATTCCTGCTTCTTGTGGAGGGGGTGAAAATGGGGATGACCACTCTTCTATTACGTTGACAAATTCAGCAGAAAAGGGAAACATTGCTGGTTTAGAGCCCGTGGTAAAGAATTTTCAAGCCTTTCCTCCTCATGTGCCATGCTTCCCAGGGGCTTCTTGGTCCTATCCATGGAATCCTGCTCAGTGGAGCTCTAAAATCCCCCCTCCCGCCTTTTGCCCTCCAGGATTTCCTATATCATTCTACCCTGCACCAGCTTACTGGGGTTGTACTGTACCTGGCTCTTGGAATATACCATGTATTCCTCCAACGTCGTCTTCTCCTATCCACTCTGCCTTAGCCACTAGTCATAACTCTCCAACCTTAGGGAAACATGCCAGGGATGGAGAGGTCCTTAATCCAGCCAACCCAGGGAAAGAAGATCACCAGAAAGAGAACAATCCAGAAAGAGGTGTTTGGATTCCAAAGACACTGAGGATTGACGATCCCAATGAAGCTGCTAAGAGCTCTATATGGACAACACTTGGGATTAAGAATGATGGGAGTAATGGGGGAAGTCTCTTGAAGACCTTTCAATCAAAGGGTGATGAGAAAAAGCGCATAGCTGAAATGTCTCCGGTGTTGCAAGCCAACCCTGCAGCCTTGTCCAGATCACTCAACTTCCATGAGAGAGCCTAA